In Priestia megaterium NBRC 15308 = ATCC 14581, the following proteins share a genomic window:
- a CDS encoding amino acid ABC transporter permease, producing MFLLNNIFPDGERLNQLISIAQSSLLPMLKGAIQYSIPLTLITFVLGIILAVLTALARLSSIKVLNIIARIYVSIIRGTPLLVQLFIIFYGLPNLDITIDPFISAVIGFSLSVGAYASEIIRAAIQSIPKGQWEAGYSLGMTYSQALRRIILPQAARVSIPPLSNSFISLIKDTSLASLILVSEMFRKAQEIASTNYEFLLLYSEAALLYWIMCTILSIIQGRIEIRLDRYVSK from the coding sequence ATGTTTCTCCTAAATAATATTTTTCCTGATGGAGAGCGATTGAATCAATTGATTTCAATCGCTCAATCATCTCTCTTACCAATGCTAAAGGGAGCTATTCAATATTCTATTCCACTAACATTAATCACGTTTGTACTCGGTATCATTTTAGCTGTCTTAACAGCCTTGGCTCGTTTATCATCTATAAAAGTTTTAAATATAATTGCGCGCATCTATGTATCGATTATTCGAGGTACACCGCTGCTTGTGCAATTATTTATTATTTTCTACGGCTTACCCAATTTAGATATAACAATTGACCCATTTATCTCTGCTGTTATTGGATTTTCATTAAGTGTAGGTGCGTATGCATCTGAAATTATCCGAGCAGCGATTCAATCTATTCCTAAAGGACAGTGGGAAGCTGGTTACTCACTTGGTATGACCTATTCCCAAGCGTTAAGACGGATTATTTTACCGCAAGCAGCACGTGTATCGATTCCGCCATTATCTAACTCTTTTATTAGCCTTATTAAAGATACGTCACTTGCATCGCTTATTCTTGTTTCTGAGATGTTCCGTAAAGCTCAAGAAATTGCTTCGACTAACTATGAATTTTTACTTCTTTATAGTGAAGCAGCGCTCTTGTACTGGATTATGTGTACAATCTTATCCATTATTCAAGGACGCATTGAAATAAGACTAGATCGTTACGTATCTAAATAA
- a CDS encoding amino acid ABC transporter substrate-binding protein, whose product MKKFAALLSLLLAFTVVLAACGSSSKNEANNGDNKSSQEDLYNKVKKDGVLTIGTEGTYPPFTFHDDKQKLTGFDVELAQEVAKRLGVKAEFKETQWDGMFAGLDAKRFDMIANEVGIREDRQKKYDFSDPYIQSGAVLIVRKDEKDIKSFKDLKGKKSAQSLTSNYKDMAQSYGANITSAEGFAQAVELMSANRVDATINDKLSFLDYKKKHPNAPIKIADEKSDGAASGFMFRKDSGKLVDEVNKALKDMKKDGTYAKISKKWFGEDVSPK is encoded by the coding sequence ATGAAGAAATTTGCTGCACTTTTGTCGCTACTATTAGCTTTCACAGTTGTGCTTGCCGCATGCGGTTCTAGCTCAAAAAATGAAGCAAACAATGGAGACAATAAATCTTCACAAGAGGATTTATATAATAAAGTGAAAAAAGATGGCGTATTAACAATTGGAACTGAAGGTACATACCCTCCGTTCACTTTTCATGATGACAAACAAAAGCTAACTGGGTTTGATGTAGAATTGGCTCAAGAAGTAGCTAAACGTCTTGGCGTAAAAGCTGAGTTCAAAGAAACACAGTGGGATGGCATGTTTGCCGGATTAGATGCTAAACGCTTTGACATGATTGCTAACGAAGTGGGTATTCGTGAAGATCGTCAAAAGAAATACGATTTCTCTGATCCATACATCCAGTCAGGCGCTGTATTAATTGTTCGTAAAGACGAAAAAGATATCAAATCATTTAAAGATTTAAAAGGAAAAAAATCAGCGCAGTCATTAACAAGTAACTACAAAGACATGGCTCAATCTTATGGTGCAAACATTACGAGTGCTGAAGGTTTTGCTCAAGCAGTAGAACTAATGAGCGCAAACCGTGTTGATGCTACAATCAACGATAAATTATCGTTCCTTGACTATAAGAAAAAGCACCCTAACGCACCTATCAAAATCGCGGATGAAAAATCCGATGGTGCTGCAAGCGGCTTTATGTTTAGAAAAGACAGCGGTAAGTTAGTGGATGAAGTAAACAAAGCATTGAAAGATATGAAAAAAGACGGAACATACGCAAAGATTTCTAAGAAATGGTTTGGCGAAGATGTTTCTCCTAAATAA
- a CDS encoding fluoride efflux transporter FluC, whose amino-acid sequence MKRSDMMKAINLISIAFGAIAGTYARYLLNLSLLYAGYPIGTVIENLLGSFILGLLTGFFVWKKPKEWIKLGLGVGVCGGFTTYSTFAGDVISLTQRHLFWGAIYVMVSLVGGILLALAGYLCGEAAGKNLVKVHEVK is encoded by the coding sequence ATGAAACGGAGCGATATGATGAAAGCCATAAACTTAATCTCAATTGCCTTTGGTGCTATCGCTGGTACATATGCACGTTATTTGCTGAATCTTTCCTTATTATATGCGGGCTACCCAATAGGAACGGTAATTGAAAACCTATTAGGAAGCTTCATACTAGGCCTATTAACAGGATTTTTTGTGTGGAAAAAGCCAAAAGAATGGATAAAGCTTGGACTAGGAGTTGGCGTATGCGGCGGTTTTACAACGTATTCAACGTTTGCAGGAGACGTCATTTCTCTCACTCAGCGCCATTTATTTTGGGGAGCCATTTATGTAATGGTCTCTTTAGTAGGTGGAATCCTTCTTGCTTTAGCAGGCTATCTATGCGGTGAAGCGGCAGGGAAAAATTTAGTGAAAGTACATGAGGTGAAGTAA
- the crcB gene encoding fluoride efflux transporter CrcB produces the protein MSIVSLALGGAAGGICRYLLGLKVTKTVSNPLFPVSMLFVNLLGAFGLGLFYGSYYGKVPSHAYDDSIFLMIGIGFFGAFTTFSTFSVETVQLIREKSYRKMLAYVGISAFGTVGLFTVGLLAGTFLFK, from the coding sequence ATGAGCATAGTGAGCTTGGCACTTGGCGGGGCAGCTGGAGGAATATGCCGTTATCTTTTGGGTTTAAAAGTTACAAAAACAGTTTCAAACCCTCTTTTTCCAGTATCAATGCTGTTTGTAAACTTGCTCGGTGCGTTTGGGCTTGGTCTTTTTTACGGTAGTTATTATGGAAAGGTTCCGAGTCATGCTTATGATGATTCAATATTTTTAATGATTGGCATTGGGTTTTTTGGTGCCTTTACCACTTTTTCAACGTTCAGTGTGGAAACCGTACAGTTAATTCGAGAAAAATCTTATCGGAAAATGCTGGCGTACGTGGGGATTTCAGCATTTGGAACAGTTGGTTTATTTACAGTCGGTTTACTGGCAGGAACATTTTTATTTAAGTAA
- a CDS encoding thiamine phosphate synthase, whose protein sequence is MDIPKFHVITTDKQPIEELQKVLTAIAPFTGAVHIREKEKTAKQIQCLLESLPFCRSKIIVNDRVDVAHALKVKGVQLAYHSLDVSIVIDAFPSLIVGKSVHSVEEALEAEKDGAHYILYGHIYSTHSKKGLKSRGVAALKEVVDAVQIPVIAIGGITPVNAKEVLQTGAHGIAVMSGVMLAQDPLKAIKQYSHIWTSGGGENEAAL, encoded by the coding sequence GTGGATATTCCTAAATTTCATGTCATTACAACAGATAAGCAGCCAATCGAAGAGCTTCAAAAAGTTTTAACGGCTATCGCGCCTTTTACGGGCGCCGTTCATATTAGAGAAAAAGAGAAAACGGCAAAGCAGATTCAATGTTTACTAGAAAGCTTGCCATTTTGTCGCTCTAAAATTATTGTGAATGACCGAGTTGATGTAGCGCATGCTTTAAAAGTAAAAGGCGTACAGCTTGCTTATCATAGTTTAGACGTTTCGATTGTTATAGACGCATTTCCTTCTCTTATTGTCGGAAAATCAGTTCACTCTGTGGAAGAGGCTTTAGAAGCTGAAAAAGATGGTGCTCACTACATTCTATACGGACATATTTATTCAACACATTCAAAAAAAGGATTAAAAAGTCGAGGGGTAGCAGCACTAAAAGAAGTAGTAGATGCTGTGCAGATACCGGTTATTGCCATTGGAGGAATTACACCTGTAAATGCCAAAGAGGTGCTTCAAACAGGAGCACACGGTATAGCTGTGATGTCTGGTGTCATGCTTGCGCAAGATCCCCTCAAAGCGATTAAACAATATTCTCATATATGGACATCTGGAGGTGGAGAAAATGAAGCAGCATTATGA
- the thiO gene encoding glycine oxidase ThiO — protein sequence MKQHYDVLLIGGGIISSSIAYHLSKQGASVAILERNQIGCEASSAAAGILGAQAEIDEEGPLLDLAIKSRSMFPELVKELKEKTAIDVELIQKGLLKVAVTEEDAHVLKKKAAQHHGWDEHVRWIDVKEARLLEPGLSPDIYGAITIPGDGQLAPAKLTQALAHGALYHGADVFEYCDVHSLIMESETVKGVQTSKGSFYGEKVVIAAGSWAKRFISSEHLGHVFPVKGECIALRSHKPLLSKTIFLDEGFYLVPKTGGRIVIGATKLQHDFTKTVSAQGIQFLLNKASALLPAIKEATFEKAWAGLRPQTNDGWPYLGEHPEIANLHMAFGHYRNGILLSAATGKIMADALLGKKPNHSFFTSFQLTRVMEGVH from the coding sequence ATGAAGCAGCATTATGATGTACTGTTAATCGGAGGAGGTATAATCAGCTCTTCTATCGCTTATCATTTGTCAAAACAAGGAGCGTCAGTAGCTATTCTTGAACGCAATCAAATTGGTTGTGAAGCTTCAAGTGCAGCCGCTGGTATTTTAGGTGCTCAAGCTGAAATTGATGAAGAAGGTCCTCTTTTAGACCTTGCTATTAAGAGCAGAAGCATGTTTCCTGAACTGGTGAAGGAACTAAAAGAAAAAACGGCCATCGACGTAGAGCTCATTCAAAAAGGCTTATTAAAAGTTGCTGTAACAGAAGAAGATGCACACGTATTAAAGAAAAAAGCCGCTCAGCACCACGGGTGGGATGAACATGTAAGATGGATCGATGTAAAAGAAGCGCGTTTGTTAGAACCCGGGCTCTCTCCAGACATATACGGAGCCATTACAATACCGGGAGACGGCCAGCTAGCTCCGGCTAAGTTAACGCAAGCTCTTGCTCATGGAGCCTTGTATCACGGAGCAGATGTATTCGAATACTGTGACGTTCATTCTCTTATTATGGAAAGTGAAACAGTAAAAGGTGTACAGACGTCCAAAGGCTCTTTTTATGGAGAAAAAGTAGTTATCGCAGCAGGCTCATGGGCTAAACGCTTTATTTCTTCTGAACATTTAGGTCACGTGTTTCCCGTAAAAGGGGAGTGTATTGCTCTTCGAAGTCATAAGCCGCTGCTTTCTAAAACGATTTTTTTAGATGAAGGTTTTTACTTAGTGCCTAAGACTGGTGGAAGAATCGTAATCGGGGCAACTAAGTTACAGCATGACTTTACCAAGACGGTTTCTGCACAAGGTATTCAATTTTTGCTGAATAAAGCTTCGGCGCTTCTGCCAGCTATTAAAGAAGCCACATTTGAAAAAGCATGGGCTGGTCTTCGTCCGCAAACAAATGATGGCTGGCCTTATTTAGGAGAGCATCCTGAAATAGCGAATCTACACATGGCGTTTGGCCACTACCGAAACGGTATTTTATTAAGTGCTGCAACTGGAAAAATTATGGCTGATGCTTTGTTAGGGAAAAAGCCGAATCATTCATTTTTTACATCATTTCAGCTAACAAGAGTAATGGAGGGAGTTCATTGA
- the thiS gene encoding sulfur carrier protein ThiS codes for MNLIINGKTVTFGDEIETVEHLLQAQNLHERVVIVELNKNILQKEEHSDACLKDGDILEVVSFVGGG; via the coding sequence TTGAATCTAATCATTAATGGTAAGACCGTTACTTTTGGAGATGAAATTGAAACGGTCGAGCACTTGTTGCAGGCTCAGAACCTGCATGAACGAGTGGTAATTGTTGAGCTAAACAAGAACATTTTGCAAAAAGAAGAACATAGCGATGCATGCTTAAAAGATGGCGATATATTAGAAGTTGTTTCATTTGTCGGAGGAGGATGA